From the genome of Candidatus Krumholzibacteriia bacterium, one region includes:
- a CDS encoding carbohydrate kinase family protein: MSRVLVVGHACVDLITRLSRRPGTDEKLEAEVAWFGGGGPGANAAVALRRLGHEVSLAARLGRDPAGGVAERELLDEGVDLLEPRAEGTTSLAQIQVVGEERSIAWKRGDTPPLDPDADTVDAWFEGVDLLYVDGHERGCAHRVVRRAVERGVPVMADLGTLREGVEEWLPHLVWAVGSERFGRALSGGSEDPDAWLDALSAAASSAIGVGTTRGRRGGIARVGDRRLRWGPRKVRVRDTTAAGDAFHAGLADAYLHERDPEASLQWAAAVGASVCRDLGGRQMLPRDRTRMEAFERAWPELDPDR, translated from the coding sequence GTGAGCCGCGTGCTCGTCGTCGGACACGCCTGTGTGGATCTGATCACTCGCCTCTCCCGGCGGCCCGGTACCGACGAGAAGCTCGAGGCCGAGGTCGCGTGGTTCGGTGGTGGAGGTCCGGGCGCCAATGCTGCCGTGGCCCTGCGTCGACTCGGACACGAGGTGTCGCTCGCCGCCCGTCTCGGGCGGGATCCGGCCGGAGGCGTCGCCGAGCGCGAACTCCTGGACGAAGGCGTGGATCTCCTCGAGCCGCGCGCGGAAGGGACGACGTCGCTCGCCCAGATCCAGGTGGTGGGGGAAGAGCGCAGCATTGCCTGGAAGCGGGGCGACACTCCGCCCCTCGACCCCGACGCGGACACCGTCGACGCCTGGTTCGAGGGAGTCGACCTGCTCTACGTCGACGGTCACGAACGCGGGTGCGCGCACCGTGTGGTGCGACGGGCGGTCGAACGGGGCGTTCCGGTGATGGCCGACCTCGGCACCCTGCGCGAGGGCGTGGAGGAGTGGCTGCCCCATCTGGTGTGGGCGGTCGGCTCGGAGCGTTTCGGGCGCGCCCTGTCGGGTGGATCCGAGGACCCGGACGCGTGGCTCGACGCGCTGTCCGCGGCCGCGTCGTCCGCGATCGGCGTGGGGACCACGCGGGGACGGCGCGGCGGGATCGCCCGGGTCGGGGACCGCAGGCTGCGCTGGGGACCCCGAAAGGTCCGCGTCCGCGACACGACGGCGGCCGGAGATGCCTTCCACGCCGGGCTCGCCGACGCCTACCTGCACGAGCGCGACCCCGAGGCCTCGCTGCAGTGGGCCGCGGCGGTGGGTGCATCGGTGTGTCGCGACCTCGGCGGAAGGCAGATGCTCCCGCGCGACCGTACACGCATGGAGGCCTTCGAGCGGGCCTGGCCGGAACTCGATCCCGACCGCTAG
- a CDS encoding class I SAM-dependent methyltransferase, which produces MSKGTKSDRRPKQDAKTNGSAKNGGKKKHKKGKKKKDRVPAVPMAETADRHDLYERAVQDCASDVDFLLHAWHEVYGEDGSPRHFREDFCGTAAMCAEWVRRHPDATAEGFDIDTEVLDWGRVRHLAPLGDAADRIRLHEGDVRDPADRPADVRCAHNFSYQILERRSELKDYFAKCRRGLSDRGIFVIDLYGGSDAFVEMEEEREIEDGDYTYVWEQRTFHPATGHMDCFIHFRFRDGSELAEAFEYSWRLYTPPELRDILHEVGFREVRTFFEEFDDEGDGNGVFSRDEEGPACEGWIGYMVAIP; this is translated from the coding sequence AAGAAGAAGCACAAGAAGGGGAAGAAGAAGAAGGACCGTGTGCCCGCCGTGCCCATGGCCGAGACCGCGGATCGCCACGACCTGTACGAACGTGCGGTCCAGGACTGCGCCTCCGACGTCGATTTCCTGCTGCACGCCTGGCACGAGGTCTACGGCGAGGACGGCTCTCCGCGCCACTTCCGTGAAGACTTCTGCGGTACGGCGGCGATGTGCGCCGAATGGGTACGACGCCACCCCGACGCGACGGCCGAGGGCTTCGACATCGACACCGAGGTGCTCGACTGGGGGCGGGTTCGTCATCTGGCCCCGCTCGGCGATGCCGCCGACCGGATCCGTCTCCACGAAGGCGACGTCCGCGATCCCGCCGACCGGCCCGCCGACGTGCGCTGTGCGCACAACTTCTCCTACCAGATCCTCGAGCGGCGGTCCGAGCTGAAGGACTACTTCGCCAAGTGCCGCCGTGGTCTGTCCGACCGGGGGATCTTCGTGATCGATCTCTACGGTGGCAGCGATGCCTTCGTCGAGATGGAGGAAGAGCGAGAGATCGAGGACGGCGACTACACCTACGTGTGGGAGCAGCGGACCTTCCATCCCGCCACGGGTCACATGGATTGCTTCATCCACTTCCGCTTCCGGGACGGCAGCGAACTGGCCGAGGCCTTCGAGTACAGCTGGCGCCTGTACACACCGCCCGAGCTGCGCGACATCCTGCACGAGGTGGGCTTCCGCGAGGTCCGCACCTTCTTCGAGGAGTTCGACGACGAGGGCGACGGCAACGGAGTGTTCTCGCGCGACGAGGAAGGGCCCGCCTGCGAGGGCTGGATCGGCTACATGGTGGCGATTCCCTAG